Proteins from one Limanda limanda chromosome 4, fLimLim1.1, whole genome shotgun sequence genomic window:
- the utp3 gene encoding something about silencing protein 10 isoform X2, which translates to MVRAKRIIKPPRIKKTERFGEDDPEAYKNMPVPDKKSSQYTKDKIDEFHDEKIAKLLALGTQMGSDSEEIDDEEEVMALDDSESEEEEEEEEEGTDMDSDLEARKDDDLPNEMAWGKKKKIFYNSDYTITKGKSNEDLEADEQEEEEEAKNIQNRLAANLSEEDYDLNFFQEFADENKDEKKTVEKEEKIVKDLKQMSQKEKLKLLKKDSPELLELIEDFKSKLTELTDELQPLMQMVKEGKIPPGKGANYIKTKQQLYLNYCTNISFYLVLKAKRVPAHNHPVIERLLTYRNLINELGEVDARLAPQFHKLLAGEDKGPAEGKKTRVSSKKEKGSRETMAEVEEDSDSDLDDEAALRFYREVEERLKLKRKSKNPEDEEELAEDKQEMEALDPDAKRGITYQMAKNKGLTPKRKKIDRNPRVKHREKFRRAKIRRKGQVREVRREETRYSGEMSGIRAGVKKGTKLK; encoded by the exons ATGGTTCGAGCTAAAAG GATTATAAAGCCGCCGAGAATCAAAAAGACTGAGCGATTCGGTGAAGATGATCCTGAAGCCTACAAGAACATGCCTGTCCCTGATAAG aaaTCGTCTCAGTACACAAAGGACAAGATCGATGAGTTTCACGATGAGAAGATCGCA AAACTTCTCGCCCTTGGGACTCAGATGGGGAGTGATTCGGAGGAAATAGACGATGAG gaggaggtgatggcCCTGGATGATTctgagtcagaggaggaggaggaagaagaggaagaggggacagACATGGACAGTGATTTAGAGGCGAGAAAAGATGATG acctTCCAAATGAAATGGCATggggcaaaaagaaaaagatcttCTACAACTCGGATTATACAATCACCA AAGGGAAATCAAATGAAGATTTGGAAGCTgatgaacaagaggaagaagaagaggctaAAAATATCCAAAACCGACTGGCTGCAAATCTGAGCGAGGAGGATTATGATTTAAACTTTTTTCAg GAATTTGCTGACGAGAATaaggatgaaaagaaaaccgttgaaaaagaggagaaaatagtGAAGGACCTGAAGCAGATGTCTCAGAAGGAAAAATTGAAACTTCTGAAGAAAGACTCGCCAGAGCTGCTTGAACTTATTGAGGACTTCAAGTCAAAG CTCACTGAACTCACAGATGAGCTGCAGCCCCTCATGCAGATGGTCAAGGAGGGAAAGATCCCACCAGGAAAG GGTGCTAACTACATCAAGACAAAACAGCAACTTTATCTCAA TTACTGCACAAACATCAGTTTCTACTTGGTGCTGAAAGCTAAACGAGTCCCTGCTCATAACCATCCTGTGATTGAGAGACTGCTCACCTACAGAAAT CTCATCAATGAGCTGGGAGAAGTGGATGCTCGGCTCGCACCACAGTTTCACAAGCTTCTAGCTGGTGAGGACAAAGGGCCAGCAGAGGGCAAGAAGACCAGAGTCTCCAGtaagaaggagaag GGTTCCAGAGAAACTATGGCTGAGGTCGAGGAGGACTCTGACTCCGACCTGGACGATGAAGCAGCTTTGCGTTTctacagagaggtggaggagcggTTGAAATTGAAGAGAAAGAGCAAAAACccagaagatgaagaaga GTTGGCGGAAGATAAGCAGGAGATGGAAGCGCTGGATCCAGATGCTAAGAGAGGAATCACTTACCAG ATGGCCAAGAACAAGGGGCTCACacccaagaggaagaagattgACCGTAATCCCCGAGTCAAGCACAGAGAGAAGTTCAGACGGGCTAAGATCCGCAGAAAGGGACAG GTCCGTGAGGTTCGTCGGGAGGAGACGAGGTACAGTGGAGAGATGTCTGGTATTCGTgctggtgtcaagaagggcaCCAAACTTAAGTAA
- the emp3a gene encoding epithelial membrane protein 3 yields MVFLLASLTLLHLVTLAMLLIATVEKSWWIWDDSEISDLWYNCFHDNSTDTWLCAATNESDWLQSVQALMVLSVVFSCISFLVFLGQLITMSVGGLFYFTGFCQSFAGLTDFAACLIFTFHRKEILNDTRDQSKGHFGYCFILAWLSVPLLLVSGVLYIHLRKKQ; encoded by the exons ATGGTCTTCCTCCTCGCATCCCTGACTCTGCTACATCTGGTCACCTTGGCCATGCTCCTCATCGCCACCGTGGAGAAG TCCTGGTGGATTTGGGATGACTCGGAAATCTCAGACCTCTGGTATAACTGCTTCCATGACAACTCCACAGACACCTGGCTGTGTGCTGCTACAAACGAAAGCG ACTGGCTGCAGTCGGTCCAGGCCCTCATGGTTCTCTCTGTGGTCTTTTCCTGTATCTCCTTCCTGGTTTTTCTGGGCCAGCTCATCACCATGTCTGTAGGAGGACTCTTCTACTTCACAGGCTTCTGTCAGAGCTTCGCAG GTCTCACAGACTTTGCCGCCTGCCTCATCTTCACCTTCCACAGAAAGGAGATCCTAAATGACACCAGAGACCAGAGCAAAGGACACTTTGGCTACTGCTTCATCCTGGCGTGGCTGAGCGTCCCTCTGCTCCTAGTCAGTGGGGTCCTGTACATCCACCTGCGCAAGAAGCAGTGA
- the utp3 gene encoding something about silencing protein 10 isoform X1, which produces MVRAKRIIKPPRIKKTERFGEDDPEAYKNMPVPDKKSSQYTKDKIDEFHDEKIAKLLALGTQMGSDSEEIDDEEEVMALDDSESEEEEEEEEEGTDMDSDLEARKDDGKHKVLCLYTQEFGVFGGTSLFNYNYVLFFSDLPNEMAWGKKKKIFYNSDYTITKGKSNEDLEADEQEEEEEAKNIQNRLAANLSEEDYDLNFFQEFADENKDEKKTVEKEEKIVKDLKQMSQKEKLKLLKKDSPELLELIEDFKSKLTELTDELQPLMQMVKEGKIPPGKGANYIKTKQQLYLNYCTNISFYLVLKAKRVPAHNHPVIERLLTYRNLINELGEVDARLAPQFHKLLAGEDKGPAEGKKTRVSSKKEKGSRETMAEVEEDSDSDLDDEAALRFYREVEERLKLKRKSKNPEDEEELAEDKQEMEALDPDAKRGITYQMAKNKGLTPKRKKIDRNPRVKHREKFRRAKIRRKGQVREVRREETRYSGEMSGIRAGVKKGTKLK; this is translated from the exons ATGGTTCGAGCTAAAAG GATTATAAAGCCGCCGAGAATCAAAAAGACTGAGCGATTCGGTGAAGATGATCCTGAAGCCTACAAGAACATGCCTGTCCCTGATAAG aaaTCGTCTCAGTACACAAAGGACAAGATCGATGAGTTTCACGATGAGAAGATCGCA AAACTTCTCGCCCTTGGGACTCAGATGGGGAGTGATTCGGAGGAAATAGACGATGAG gaggaggtgatggcCCTGGATGATTctgagtcagaggaggaggaggaagaagaggaagaggggacagACATGGACAGTGATTTAGAGGCGAGAAAAGATGATGGTAAACACAAAGTTCTCTGTTTATATACTCAAGAGTTTGGTGTATTTGGTGGTACAAGCCTGTTTAACTataattatgttttgtttttttcagacctTCCAAATGAAATGGCATggggcaaaaagaaaaagatcttCTACAACTCGGATTATACAATCACCA AAGGGAAATCAAATGAAGATTTGGAAGCTgatgaacaagaggaagaagaagaggctaAAAATATCCAAAACCGACTGGCTGCAAATCTGAGCGAGGAGGATTATGATTTAAACTTTTTTCAg GAATTTGCTGACGAGAATaaggatgaaaagaaaaccgttgaaaaagaggagaaaatagtGAAGGACCTGAAGCAGATGTCTCAGAAGGAAAAATTGAAACTTCTGAAGAAAGACTCGCCAGAGCTGCTTGAACTTATTGAGGACTTCAAGTCAAAG CTCACTGAACTCACAGATGAGCTGCAGCCCCTCATGCAGATGGTCAAGGAGGGAAAGATCCCACCAGGAAAG GGTGCTAACTACATCAAGACAAAACAGCAACTTTATCTCAA TTACTGCACAAACATCAGTTTCTACTTGGTGCTGAAAGCTAAACGAGTCCCTGCTCATAACCATCCTGTGATTGAGAGACTGCTCACCTACAGAAAT CTCATCAATGAGCTGGGAGAAGTGGATGCTCGGCTCGCACCACAGTTTCACAAGCTTCTAGCTGGTGAGGACAAAGGGCCAGCAGAGGGCAAGAAGACCAGAGTCTCCAGtaagaaggagaag GGTTCCAGAGAAACTATGGCTGAGGTCGAGGAGGACTCTGACTCCGACCTGGACGATGAAGCAGCTTTGCGTTTctacagagaggtggaggagcggTTGAAATTGAAGAGAAAGAGCAAAAACccagaagatgaagaaga GTTGGCGGAAGATAAGCAGGAGATGGAAGCGCTGGATCCAGATGCTAAGAGAGGAATCACTTACCAG ATGGCCAAGAACAAGGGGCTCACacccaagaggaagaagattgACCGTAATCCCCGAGTCAAGCACAGAGAGAAGTTCAGACGGGCTAAGATCCGCAGAAAGGGACAG GTCCGTGAGGTTCGTCGGGAGGAGACGAGGTACAGTGGAGAGATGTCTGGTATTCGTgctggtgtcaagaagggcaCCAAACTTAAGTAA
- the LOC132999630 gene encoding phosphopantothenate--cysteine ligase-like — protein MAEPRISSIDGKLAEEFAVPAHVEEVKAKMSAFATKHAAAGRRVVLITSGGTKVPLESRTVRFLDNFSSGRRGSCSAEYFIDSGYAVVFLHRHRSLYPYTRMFSTINVMDALQLTSGSSGEVLVNPQVLPNIAKVLKKYQEVKDGGLLLPIEFSTLSEYLHLLKAAAQALSTIGPKAMFYLAAAVSDFYIPASEMPEHKIQSSNGPLQLSLNMVPKILSPLVKDWAPQAFVISFKLETDAAILLDKARRALNNYRHQAVVANVLDSRRGYVVVVTPKTQDELILTEEDVKNEVEIEEMIVSNLTSAHNRFINQQVS, from the exons ATGGCTGAACCCAGGATATCTTCCATTGATGGGAAGTTAGCTGAAGAGTTTGCCGTTCCTGCCCATGTTGAAGAGGTCAAAGCAAAGATGTCTGCCTTTGCGACCAAGCATGCGGCAGCAGGTCGCCGGGTGGTTCTCATCACGTCCGGGGGCACCAAAGTTCCCCTCGAGTCGCGCACTGTCCGCTTCCTCGATAACTTCAGCAGCGGCAGACGAGGATCCTGCTCGGCAGAGTACTTCATAGACTCCGGCTACGCTGTCGTCTTCCTGCACAGGCACCGCTCCCTCTACCCTTACACTCGAATGTTCTCGACCATAAATGTGATGGATGCCCTGCAGCTCACATCTGGCTCCTCCGGTGAAGTGCTAGTTAACCCACAGGTGCTTCCTAACATAGCCAAAGTGCTGAAGAAATACCAGGAAGTGAAAGATGGCGGACTTCTCCTGCCCATCGAGTTCAGCACTCTGTCAGAGTATCTGCACCTTCtcaaagcagcagcacaggcaCTCAGCACTATAG GACCGAAGGCCATGTTTTATTTGGCGGCAGCTGTGTCTGATTTCTATATCCCAGCATCTGAGATGCCTGAACACAAAATCCAGTCTTCCAATGGTCCTCTTCAA CTTAGCTTGAACATGGTCCCTAAGATACTGTCGCCACTGGTGAAGGACTGGGCACCTCAGGCATTCGTCATATCTTTTAAACTGGAGACCGACGCAGCCATCCTGTTGGACAAGGCTCGTAGAGCTCTGAACAACTACAGGCACCAGGCGGTGGTGGCCAACGTACTGGACTCTAGACGGGGTTACGTGGTGGTGGTGACCCCTAAAACTCAGGATGAGCTGATCCTCACAGAGGAGGACGTGAAGAATGAGGTGGAGATAGAAGAGATGATAGTGAGCAACCTGACATCAGCACATAACAGGTTCATAAATCAACAAGTGAGTTGA
- the fam83e gene encoding protein FAM83E has product MSNSKEQSLDENVIFLEVTESSPEFLYSERERQVVERLLSAGPETFYSSNGTERSGCFLSPEEVRQIGSWAQDYHCNQVQWEDDGGEGLSQMEDFCSTYFPCNSDTPAPDLDLGWPEKGPWLTMGNITVHTSPPSEGEPPVREIIRQHLQRATRVIAIVTDSLTDGAIIGDLHKAASRAVPVYIILNQRSIQEDFTLNRLHHPNIRVRVLGGKAFCSRTGRTVVGEMKDKFLLVDLETVIHGSYSLTWTDAHLHRQLITVLHGPVVDSFDLEFRTLFAASLSVANTSRVAGSHSEDSSSLSDIMKRIQPQQSTSWLLKKGSNTAVSELSQSMKDLSVHTQDTGQDGKGVPVPRFKASCLESDLMTPAFTLMKKRNDDLKSALYRTPTNLLPRERPRSFGYGLNMDWRRSLAERELGDQE; this is encoded by the exons ATGTCCAACTCTAAGGAGCAGAGCCTCGATGAGAACGTAATATTCCTGGAGGTCACCGAGTCTTCTCCAGAGTTCCTCTACAGTGAGAGGGAGCGCCAGGTGGTGGAGAGGCTCCTGAGCGCAGGACCGGAGACCTTCTACAGCTCCAACGGCACAGAGCGCTCCGGCTGTTTCCTGTCGCCTGAGGAGGTCCGACAGATAGGCAGCTGGGCTCAGGACTATCACTGCAACCAGGTGCAGTGGGAAGACGATGGAGGAGAAGGCCTCTCACAGATGGAGGACTTCTGCTCCACCTACTTCCCTTGCAACTCAGACACACCGGCCCCCGACCTTGACCTGGGCTGGCCTGAGAAGGGGCCCTGGCTGACGATGGGGAACATCACAGTCCACACCAGCCCACCCTCTGAGGGAGAACCCCCCGTCAGAGAGATAATACGACAGCACTTGCAAAGGGCCACCCGA GTAATTGCCATTGTGACAGACAGCTTAACAGATGGTGCAATAATTGGTGATTTACACAAAGCTGCCTCCCGGGCCGTCCCTGTCTACATCATCCTAAACCAGAGATCCATTCAGGAGGATTTCACGCTCAACAGGCTGCATCATCCG AACATCCGAGTCCGTGTTCTTGGAGGGAAAGCCTTCTGTTCCAGGACGGGAAGGACGGTGGTTGGTGAGATGAAAGACAAGTTCCTTCTGGTGGATTTGGAGACAGTTATTCATGGCAGCTACAG CCTCACGTGGACCGACGCTCACCTGCACCGGCAGCTGATCACCGTCCTGCACGGCCCAGTCGTGGACTCGTTTGACCTGGAGTTCAGGACCCTTTTTGCTGCTTCGCTTTCCGTCGCAAACACATCGAGAGTCGCAGGATCCCAC TCTGAGGACTCCAGCTCTCTAAGCGACATCATGAAGAGGATTCAGCCTCAGCAAAGCACTTCATGGCTGCTCAAGAAAGGATCCAACACCGCTGTGTCGGAATTGAGCCAATCCATGAAGGACCtgagtgtacacacacaggacacaggtcAAGACGGGAAAGGAGTCCCGGTGCCAAGGTTTAAGGCCAGT TGCCTAGAGTCCGATTTAATGACGCCTGCTTTCActctgatgaagaagaggaacgATGACTTGAAATCGGCATTGTACAGAACTCCAACAAACCTTCTGCCCAGAGAGAGGCCTCGCAGCTTTGGCTATGGTCTGAATATGGACTGGAGGAGGTCGCTGGCAGAGAGGGAGTTAGGGGATCAAGAATGA